One stretch of Natrinema salaciae DNA includes these proteins:
- a CDS encoding rubrerythrin family protein, protein MDAAAFRDSIDESMTVELERLGSSKLLVALTDADLTEETVLRTAAASERAAMETLETWADDEEHDGARQLFGEYRDQEREHYDRITAMLEGEPAFDAEEPDPMHAELRSLESTTARLGGIVGRALVADRTHLQLINFFVNEGDERRADAFRELRTETAAQGDRAAELLEEICTESDEWDRARGVAEDVIDIAYDAYADSLDDLGIDPKPIC, encoded by the coding sequence ATGGACGCCGCTGCGTTCCGCGACTCGATCGATGAATCGATGACCGTCGAACTCGAACGTCTCGGCTCGTCGAAGCTCCTCGTCGCGCTCACCGACGCCGACCTGACGGAGGAGACGGTCCTCCGGACCGCCGCGGCGAGCGAGCGGGCCGCGATGGAGACCCTCGAGACGTGGGCCGACGACGAGGAACACGACGGCGCTCGCCAGCTCTTCGGCGAGTATCGCGATCAGGAACGCGAACACTACGACCGGATTACGGCCATGCTCGAGGGCGAGCCGGCGTTCGACGCCGAGGAGCCCGATCCGATGCACGCGGAGCTTCGATCGCTCGAGTCGACGACGGCTCGCTTGGGCGGAATCGTGGGTCGAGCGCTGGTCGCCGACCGAACACACCTGCAACTGATAAACTTCTTCGTCAACGAAGGCGACGAGCGCCGCGCCGACGCCTTCCGAGAGCTCCGGACCGAAACGGCCGCGCAGGGCGACCGAGCGGCCGAGTTGCTCGAGGAGATCTGTACGGAGAGCGACGAGTGGGACCGTGCACGGGGGGTCGCCGAAGACGTGATCGACATCGCGTACGACGCGTACGCGGACTCGCTGGACGACCTCGGCATCGATCCGAAGCCGATCTGTTGA
- a CDS encoding MBL fold metallo-hydrolase — protein sequence MTDRSGADDLPADDTPSIAPDALAERLRSGDELSVLDVRDRDEFDRWHLTGDEVDAVQIPHTKFIQAQATGGVTDLVADLEEPILAVCGRGEASAHAVGLLQEAGVEAYNLAGGMDAWAELYTVRELEVDAPATVLQYDRPSSGCLAYAIHSGGEAAVIDPLRAFADRYAADTADAAELKYAIDTHVHADHVSGVRTLADRTAATAVVPAGATDRGLAFDATTLEGGDELRVGDATLSVLATPGHTTESISLRLEGGDSNTLYTGDTLFLEGVGRPDLERGDEGAADAARRLYESIQDRILAQSDETMIAPGHYSDGAKPRADGTYATTLATLRTRLDALSMDEAEFVAHATSDLPPRPANHDRIVAANLGLEAVDEETAFELELGPNNCAVAD from the coding sequence ATGACAGATCGGAGCGGTGCCGACGATCTACCGGCCGACGACACCCCCTCGATCGCCCCCGACGCGCTGGCCGAACGACTGCGCTCCGGCGACGAGCTGTCCGTCCTGGACGTCCGCGACCGCGACGAGTTCGACCGCTGGCACCTCACCGGCGACGAGGTCGACGCCGTGCAGATTCCACACACGAAGTTCATCCAGGCGCAGGCCACTGGCGGCGTCACCGACCTCGTGGCGGACCTCGAGGAACCGATCCTCGCGGTCTGTGGCCGCGGGGAAGCGAGCGCACACGCCGTCGGCCTCCTCCAGGAGGCGGGTGTCGAGGCGTACAACCTCGCCGGCGGGATGGACGCGTGGGCCGAACTGTACACGGTCCGGGAACTCGAGGTCGACGCTCCTGCCACCGTCCTCCAGTACGATCGCCCGTCCAGCGGCTGTCTCGCCTACGCGATCCACAGCGGCGGAGAGGCGGCGGTGATCGATCCGCTTCGAGCGTTCGCCGACCGGTACGCCGCGGACACCGCGGACGCCGCGGAACTGAAATACGCCATCGATACGCACGTCCACGCCGACCACGTCAGCGGCGTCCGCACGCTCGCGGACCGGACCGCCGCCACGGCGGTCGTCCCGGCCGGCGCGACGGATCGCGGGCTCGCGTTCGACGCCACCACACTCGAGGGCGGCGACGAACTCCGCGTCGGCGACGCGACGCTGAGCGTGCTGGCGACGCCAGGTCACACGACCGAATCGATCTCGCTTCGCCTCGAGGGCGGCGACTCGAACACCCTGTACACCGGCGACACACTGTTTCTCGAAGGCGTCGGCCGGCCGGATCTGGAACGCGGCGACGAGGGTGCAGCCGACGCTGCTCGACGCTTGTACGAGAGCATTCAGGATCGAATCCTCGCGCAGTCGGACGAGACGATGATCGCGCCGGGACACTACAGCGACGGTGCCAAACCGCGGGCCGACGGAACGTACGCGACGACACTCGCGACGCTCCGCACCCGGCTCGACGCGCTCTCGATGGACGAAGCCGAGTTCGTCGCCCACGCCACGAGCGACCTCCCGCCGCGACCGGCCAACCACGACCGCATCGTTGCAGCGAACCTCGGCCTCGAGGCGGTCGACGAGGAGACGGCGTTCGAACTCGAACTCGGCCCGAACAACTGCGCTGTCGCCGACTGA
- a CDS encoding 2Fe-2S iron-sulfur cluster-binding protein, with product MTEYTIEFVGTGETITCTDKETILSRCLEEGIAQEYSCRVGMCLACSAEIVEGEVTQPAARGLTEEEAETYALTCMARPQSDLKLDRGKYPPSIEGDLTGGATDGAVADD from the coding sequence ATGACGGAGTACACCATCGAGTTCGTCGGGACGGGTGAGACGATCACCTGCACCGACAAGGAGACGATCCTGAGTCGGTGTCTCGAGGAGGGCATCGCACAGGAGTACTCCTGCCGAGTCGGGATGTGTCTGGCGTGTTCGGCCGAGATCGTCGAGGGCGAGGTCACCCAGCCCGCCGCTCGCGGACTGACGGAGGAGGAGGCCGAAACCTACGCGCTGACCTGCATGGCGCGACCGCAGTCGGACCTGAAACTCGACCGCGGGAAGTACCCGCCGAGCATCGAAGGCGATCTCACCGGCGGCGCAACCGACGGCGCGGTCGCGGACGACTGA
- a CDS encoding geranylgeranyl reductase family protein has product MSTQEQSATAATATTQSPDAVVVGAGTAGCYAAATIAREGYDVVVLERKDEEEAGHIACGDALKGADAFPEAIPKSKLEPAFTNTGVDHGRFEIPQEDTVLEIPVPGELAVIDRWEYGRRIIDGAGDAGVDFHYDTVVKNVVQADDGRVTGVETVRKGEAIEYEADIVIDAAGSLSVLQDNVDFSDSTFDTNVNYSHFCSAYREIVHVEEPVEWSDALVFKPTERAAGYLWYFPRTETEINAGLGFQMTEEPMQLVDDLKRDLENRPEFDGAEVEDKLGAALPTRRPYDSAVHPGYMAIGDAAGHVNPTTGGGIAGAAYGGKYAAERAIEALETGDYGEDTLWEYNEKVMDHFGARYAALDVYNILSTAVDVDDLMGLLAAMPGDKLAEALYSGSTDIGLKLKLEALLKSRGHWGTIWNLYRTKRRADELLSHYENYPTSPDGLAGWQDRRDELMEQVYETTGADPKY; this is encoded by the coding sequence ATGAGTACGCAGGAGCAGTCGGCTACCGCCGCGACCGCGACGACCCAGTCGCCGGATGCGGTCGTCGTCGGTGCCGGAACCGCAGGGTGCTACGCCGCAGCGACCATCGCCCGGGAGGGGTACGACGTCGTCGTCCTCGAGCGAAAGGACGAGGAGGAGGCGGGCCACATCGCCTGCGGCGACGCGCTGAAGGGTGCCGACGCCTTCCCCGAGGCGATCCCGAAGTCGAAGCTCGAGCCGGCCTTCACCAACACGGGCGTCGATCACGGTCGGTTCGAGATCCCCCAGGAGGACACCGTCCTCGAGATTCCGGTTCCCGGCGAGCTCGCCGTCATCGACCGCTGGGAGTACGGCCGGCGGATCATCGACGGCGCGGGTGACGCCGGCGTCGACTTCCACTACGATACCGTCGTCAAAAACGTCGTTCAGGCAGACGACGGCCGCGTCACGGGCGTCGAGACGGTTCGCAAGGGGGAGGCGATCGAGTACGAGGCCGACATCGTCATCGACGCCGCGGGCTCGCTGTCGGTGCTGCAGGACAACGTCGACTTCTCCGACTCGACGTTCGACACGAACGTCAACTACAGCCACTTCTGTTCGGCCTACCGCGAAATCGTCCACGTCGAGGAGCCCGTCGAGTGGTCGGACGCGCTCGTCTTCAAACCGACCGAGCGGGCCGCGGGCTACCTCTGGTACTTCCCGCGCACCGAGACGGAGATCAACGCCGGGCTGGGCTTCCAGATGACCGAGGAACCGATGCAGCTCGTCGACGACCTCAAGCGCGACCTCGAGAACCGCCCCGAGTTCGACGGCGCGGAGGTCGAGGACAAACTCGGTGCGGCGCTGCCGACCCGACGACCCTACGACTCCGCCGTGCATCCGGGATACATGGCCATCGGCGACGCCGCGGGCCACGTCAACCCCACGACCGGCGGCGGCATCGCCGGCGCAGCCTACGGCGGCAAGTACGCCGCCGAGCGGGCCATCGAGGCCCTCGAGACCGGCGACTACGGCGAGGACACGCTCTGGGAGTACAACGAGAAGGTGATGGATCACTTCGGCGCGCGCTACGCCGCGCTGGACGTCTACAACATCCTCTCGACGGCCGTCGACGTCGACGACCTGATGGGGCTGCTCGCCGCGATGCCCGGCGACAAGCTCGCCGAGGCGCTGTACTCGGGCAGTACGGACATCGGGCTCAAACTCAAACTCGAGGCGCTCCTCAAGAGCCGCGGTCACTGGGGGACCATCTGGAACCTCTACCGGACCAAGCGTCGCGCCGACGAGTTGCTCTCCCACTACGAGAACTATCCGACCAGTCCCGACGGCCTCGCGGGGTGGCAGGACCGGCGCGACGAACTGATGGAGCAGGTCTACGAGACGACCGGAGCGGACCCCAAATACTAA
- a CDS encoding M48 family metallopeptidase codes for MIGSTRVRFGLWLRMALAVALVALGQLVVVAFEFGVVTVMAALVLLWLERWLAVAFLGSLALTVLFVCWHLLAAATRRLYPSRTVSDRIAHDGVAGAVERAGEALLLSRTSGSRLRHLAVLAGVLVGSFAGFALAETIAWRSIVDPIHAAAVIGVLVVLSHLVWIGHGERTADAAALREVEDSVRVPERPTAELEERRVAVQARIDRLSQQAGVPSPAVRLGTSPTPTAATVGYRPDSSTIVVSQGLVDILDDRELDAVLAHELAHLQHWDAAVVTALSIPAAHADAQIERYNANPFVAVPAGLIIGLVNWCVAVVSRYREYVADRGAAALTGDPAALAAALETLDTELDRRPTNDLRERRSTAAFSIVPPPWEEHRFFDRTRRFVARRIFGSHPPTEKRIERLRSIVEGL; via the coding sequence ATGATCGGCTCGACGCGGGTCCGGTTCGGACTCTGGCTGCGAATGGCCCTCGCGGTCGCGCTGGTCGCGCTCGGGCAACTCGTCGTCGTCGCCTTCGAATTCGGCGTCGTCACGGTCATGGCAGCGCTCGTCCTGCTGTGGCTCGAGCGGTGGCTCGCGGTCGCGTTTCTCGGCTCGCTGGCCCTCACCGTGCTGTTCGTCTGTTGGCACCTCCTCGCGGCCGCGACCCGACGGCTCTATCCCTCGCGGACGGTCTCGGATCGGATCGCCCACGACGGGGTTGCCGGCGCGGTCGAACGCGCCGGCGAGGCACTGCTGCTCTCGCGAACGAGCGGGAGTCGGCTGCGACACCTCGCGGTGCTCGCCGGCGTCCTCGTCGGCTCGTTCGCCGGGTTCGCCCTCGCCGAAACGATCGCGTGGCGCTCGATCGTCGATCCGATCCACGCGGCGGCCGTCATCGGCGTCCTCGTGGTACTGTCGCACCTGGTCTGGATCGGGCACGGCGAACGTACCGCCGACGCGGCCGCGCTCCGCGAGGTCGAGGACTCGGTTCGCGTGCCCGAACGCCCGACGGCCGAACTCGAGGAGCGGCGGGTCGCCGTCCAAGCTCGTATCGATCGCCTGTCACAGCAGGCCGGCGTGCCGTCGCCGGCGGTCCGCCTCGGAACGTCTCCGACGCCAACCGCCGCGACCGTCGGCTACCGTCCCGACAGTTCGACGATCGTCGTCTCGCAGGGCCTCGTCGACATCCTCGACGACCGGGAGCTAGACGCCGTCCTCGCACACGAACTCGCTCACCTCCAGCACTGGGACGCAGCCGTCGTGACGGCCCTGTCGATACCGGCGGCCCACGCGGACGCGCAAATCGAGCGCTACAACGCCAACCCGTTCGTCGCCGTTCCCGCCGGGCTAATCATCGGCCTCGTCAATTGGTGCGTCGCAGTCGTGTCCCGCTATCGCGAGTACGTCGCCGATCGAGGCGCGGCCGCACTCACGGGCGATCCCGCGGCGCTGGCGGCCGCCCTCGAGACGCTCGATACCGAACTCGACCGACGTCCCACGAACGACCTCCGCGAGCGCCGCTCCACGGCGGCGTTCTCGATCGTCCCGCCGCCGTGGGAGGAACACCGCTTTTTCGACCGCACCCGGCGGTTCGTCGCCCGTCGGATCTTCGGGTCCCATCCCCCCACTGAAAAACGGATCGAACGGCTCAGAAGCATCGTCGAGGGTTTGTAA
- a CDS encoding amidohydrolase has translation MTADDLVSLRRDLHRKPEPAWREFYTTARIVDELEARLGDDLAALHVGPAAIAGDHRMAVPDDAELTHWYERARDAGVDDDVLERLEGGYTGAVAVLERGTGPTVGLRVDIDALPRSESDDPAHRPVAEGFRSEHDGAMHACGHDAHATIGIGTLEAVAESDFSGTLKVFFQPAEEVVGGGKPMAESEHLQDVDALLAVHIGLDHPTGEIVAGIDGFLAVAHVEAAFTGESAHAGGHPEQGRNAVQAMATAVQNLYGIPRHNDGATRVNAGVVEGGSAANVIPDEARIVAEVRGETTELMEYMKRRTRRVLRSAAEMHDCEVEIEIGAEAPSATSDQALVSIVADVADDTAGVDTVLERDELGGSEDATFLMRAVQENGGTACYVGVGTDHPGGHHTATFDVDEDSIQHGIDTLAGTIERLGDR, from the coding sequence ATGACGGCCGACGACCTCGTCTCGCTGCGCCGAGACCTGCACCGGAAGCCGGAACCCGCCTGGCGGGAGTTCTACACCACTGCACGAATCGTCGACGAACTCGAGGCCCGACTCGGCGACGACCTCGCCGCCCTCCACGTCGGACCGGCGGCCATCGCGGGCGACCACCGGATGGCAGTTCCCGACGACGCCGAACTCACCCACTGGTACGAACGGGCCCGCGACGCAGGTGTCGACGACGACGTTCTCGAGCGGCTCGAGGGCGGGTACACGGGCGCGGTCGCCGTCCTCGAGCGCGGGACGGGGCCGACCGTCGGGCTCCGGGTCGACATCGACGCCCTGCCGCGGTCGGAGTCGGACGACCCCGCCCACCGGCCCGTCGCCGAGGGTTTCCGCTCCGAACACGACGGCGCGATGCACGCCTGCGGCCACGACGCCCACGCGACGATCGGGATCGGCACGCTCGAGGCGGTCGCAGAGAGCGACTTCTCGGGGACGCTGAAGGTGTTCTTCCAGCCGGCCGAGGAGGTCGTCGGCGGTGGGAAGCCGATGGCCGAGAGCGAGCACCTGCAGGACGTCGACGCTCTGCTCGCAGTGCACATCGGCCTCGATCACCCGACCGGCGAGATCGTTGCTGGAATCGACGGCTTTCTCGCAGTAGCGCACGTCGAGGCGGCGTTCACGGGCGAGTCGGCCCACGCCGGCGGCCACCCCGAACAGGGGCGGAACGCGGTCCAGGCGATGGCGACGGCGGTGCAGAACCTCTACGGGATCCCCCGGCACAACGACGGTGCGACGCGGGTCAACGCGGGCGTCGTCGAGGGCGGCAGCGCCGCCAACGTCATCCCCGACGAAGCCAGGATCGTGGCCGAGGTTCGAGGGGAGACGACCGAACTCATGGAGTACATGAAACGGCGAACCCGTCGGGTGCTCCGGAGCGCCGCCGAGATGCACGACTGCGAGGTCGAGATCGAGATCGGAGCCGAAGCCCCGAGCGCGACGAGCGATCAGGCGCTCGTCTCGATCGTAGCCGACGTTGCGGACGACACGGCAGGGGTCGACACCGTCCTCGAGCGCGACGAACTCGGGGGCAGCGAGGACGCGACGTTCCTCATGCGAGCGGTCCAGGAAAACGGCGGCACCGCCTGCTACGTCGGCGTCGGCACCGACCACCCCGGCGGCCACCACACCGCGACGTTCGACGTCGACGAGGACAGTATCCAGCACGGCATCGATACGCTCGCGGGAACCATCGAACGCCTCGGCGATCGGTAG
- a CDS encoding DUF302 domain-containing protein has translation MTRDSDGTARRRFVQLLGASTAAGTGVSTTAAAAGASARTAQTDDGSAADGTDSGLVTVESNANFETTVSRVEAVLEASGVALLTTVDHAANAASVEQSLPPTTLFLFGNPAAGTPLMQAERSVAIDLPQKLLVWEDGGDVFLTYNDPQYLAARHGLDAADEQLAMVGEALQQLVAAIAGGE, from the coding sequence ATGACACGCGACTCGGACGGAACGGCGCGTCGGCGGTTCGTTCAGCTACTCGGGGCCAGCACAGCGGCCGGGACCGGCGTTTCGACGACGGCTGCGGCCGCCGGCGCGTCCGCCAGGACCGCTCAGACCGACGACGGAAGCGCTGCTGACGGCACCGACTCGGGGCTCGTTACCGTCGAAAGTAACGCGAACTTCGAAACGACGGTATCCCGCGTCGAAGCGGTGCTCGAGGCCAGCGGGGTGGCGCTGTTGACGACCGTCGATCACGCGGCGAACGCGGCGTCGGTCGAGCAGTCGCTCCCGCCGACGACGCTCTTCCTCTTCGGGAATCCGGCCGCCGGAACGCCGCTGATGCAGGCGGAGCGATCGGTCGCGATCGACCTGCCGCAGAAACTGCTGGTCTGGGAGGACGGCGGCGACGTCTTCCTGACGTACAACGACCCGCAGTATCTCGCCGCCCGACACGGACTCGACGCCGCCGACGAACAGCTGGCCATGGTCGGTGAGGCCCTCCAGCAACTCGTCGCCGCGATCGCCGGCGGCGAGTAG
- a CDS encoding uS10/mL48 family ribosomal protein, whose protein sequence is MTFVTRLTLQSGDRAALDGIVEDIKTTAERKGAALKGPHSHPPERLSVPQRCRLHADDDRRFSSWEYTVFTRELEIHGHDDLARNIASQNFPDSVHIEAEVEQIHGAGRGN, encoded by the coding sequence ATGACCTTCGTCACCCGTCTCACGCTGCAGAGCGGCGATCGCGCCGCGCTCGATGGCATCGTCGAGGACATCAAAACCACCGCGGAACGAAAGGGCGCAGCGCTGAAAGGCCCCCACTCCCATCCGCCGGAACGGCTCTCGGTCCCGCAGCGCTGTCGGCTTCACGCCGACGACGATCGTCGCTTCTCCTCGTGGGAGTACACCGTCTTCACTCGCGAACTCGAGATTCACGGCCACGACGACCTCGCGCGCAACATCGCCTCGCAGAACTTCCCCGACTCGGTCCACATCGAAGCCGAAGTCGAGCAGATCCACGGCGCTGGCCGCGGGAACTGA
- a CDS encoding bis(5'-nucleosyl)-tetraphosphatase, with product MAVEATSAGAILFRDTRGRREYLLLKSRPGDWEFPKGGVEGDEELQQTAIREIKEEAGIEQFRLLDGFRKDYDYVFEANGKTIHKTVHLFIAKSFEASAELSNEHRDLQWRDYEQAVNTVTQDGPREILEDAHQFLDEREEDEE from the coding sequence ATGGCAGTCGAAGCTACGAGCGCAGGCGCGATCCTCTTCCGCGATACGCGGGGCCGGCGCGAGTATCTTCTACTCAAGAGCCGCCCAGGCGACTGGGAGTTTCCCAAGGGCGGTGTCGAAGGAGACGAAGAACTACAGCAGACGGCGATCCGCGAAATAAAGGAAGAGGCAGGTATCGAACAGTTCCGACTACTCGACGGGTTCCGCAAGGACTACGACTACGTCTTCGAGGCGAACGGCAAGACGATCCACAAGACCGTTCACCTCTTCATCGCGAAGTCGTTCGAGGCGAGCGCGGAACTCTCGAACGAACATCGCGACCTCCAGTGGCGCGATTACGAACAGGCGGTCAACACCGTCACGCAGGACGGCCCTCGAGAGATCCTGGAGGACGCCCACCAGTTCTTGGACGAACGCGAGGAGGACGAAGAATAG
- a CDS encoding DUF4013 domain-containing protein, with translation MLEDGLSYPVRGDWIGRILIGGVLSFLSVLLFPIFILMGYWVRVLEKTIAGEDEPPEFNDWGDLFVKGAIGTVIGLAYAIVPTIVYSVVVFGLIGVGAGIGGDGGGLIAGLGFMTMFAIIPLMLLIYYIVPAGLTNYAREGSIGAAFDINAIKPILLSTEYLAAVLFPMAVAVVLMIVNTILVFTVVGTVLVPFVGFYANVAIFRMFGSAFAKVGLTSTSRSASAPSSI, from the coding sequence ATGTTAGAAGACGGACTTTCGTATCCGGTTCGAGGCGATTGGATCGGACGAATACTCATCGGTGGGGTACTCTCGTTCCTCTCAGTTCTGCTGTTTCCCATATTCATTCTGATGGGATACTGGGTACGGGTGCTCGAGAAGACGATCGCGGGGGAGGACGAACCGCCGGAGTTCAACGACTGGGGCGACCTCTTCGTGAAGGGTGCGATCGGGACGGTAATCGGGCTGGCCTACGCGATCGTTCCGACGATCGTGTATTCGGTCGTCGTGTTCGGCCTGATCGGCGTCGGGGCCGGGATCGGCGGTGACGGCGGTGGACTGATCGCCGGTCTCGGCTTCATGACGATGTTCGCGATCATTCCGCTGATGCTGCTGATCTACTACATCGTTCCGGCGGGGCTGACCAACTACGCCCGCGAGGGATCGATCGGCGCGGCGTTCGACATCAACGCGATCAAGCCCATACTCCTCAGCACGGAGTATCTGGCGGCGGTGCTCTTCCCGATGGCCGTCGCCGTCGTTCTCATGATCGTCAACACGATCCTGGTGTTTACCGTCGTCGGAACGGTACTCGTGCCGTTCGTGGGGTTCTACGCGAACGTCGCGATCTTCCGCATGTTCGGCAGTGCGTTCGCGAAGGTCGGACTGACGAGCACGTCGCGCTCCGCTTCGGCTCCGTCGTCGATCTAA
- a CDS encoding DUF5787 family protein — translation MHRETESEFGFELRTCRWAEREWPPGAETEAKTETDGDDTIVVARQLGTKRRRWDTIVLECDPDALRRRANFGPDRLDGDLLHVVRNAPAEWTYYRDALPHPGYPWRYVREAIHRADDRGILETRKNGNRIEIRRRWDYPDWLERIVAIENKPDLDASAARALGSQLEYDVAVGLADEVWVATRKTGERVEPALLEDLPIEAGILALDPAALTADVEWYPRSLAVSESGTRILERPDGGPRDGSAARFEYVDPGTKATKRLAIAERAYERGWRSFVDTMRSDCRYFELRARDPRQALPYCAAKGRCQTAAECAGSCAAFEPEPPTWRTRGWPIEGGPGQRSQRVLEERRRRRRPGL, via the coding sequence GTGCATCGGGAAACCGAGAGCGAATTCGGGTTCGAACTCCGGACCTGCCGGTGGGCCGAACGCGAGTGGCCGCCGGGAGCCGAAACCGAAGCCAAGACCGAGACCGACGGCGACGACACCATCGTCGTCGCCCGGCAGCTCGGAACCAAGCGTCGCCGCTGGGACACCATCGTCCTCGAGTGCGATCCCGACGCCCTCCGCCGGCGTGCGAACTTCGGTCCGGACCGGCTCGACGGCGACCTGCTCCACGTCGTCCGGAACGCCCCGGCCGAGTGGACCTACTACCGCGACGCGCTCCCACACCCCGGCTATCCGTGGCGGTACGTCCGCGAGGCGATCCACCGCGCCGACGACCGCGGGATCCTCGAGACGCGGAAGAACGGCAACCGCATCGAAATCCGGCGCAGGTGGGACTATCCGGACTGGCTCGAGCGAATCGTCGCGATCGAGAACAAACCGGATCTCGACGCCAGCGCCGCCCGCGCGCTCGGCTCGCAACTCGAGTACGACGTCGCGGTCGGGCTGGCCGACGAGGTCTGGGTTGCGACCCGGAAGACGGGCGAGCGCGTCGAACCCGCACTCCTCGAGGACCTGCCGATCGAGGCGGGTATCCTCGCACTCGACCCCGCGGCGTTGACCGCCGACGTCGAGTGGTATCCCCGCTCGCTCGCAGTCTCGGAGTCGGGAACCCGAATCCTCGAGCGGCCCGACGGCGGGCCGCGGGACGGATCGGCCGCCCGCTTCGAGTACGTCGATCCCGGGACGAAGGCCACGAAACGGCTCGCGATCGCCGAACGCGCCTACGAACGCGGCTGGCGCTCGTTCGTCGACACGATGCGCTCCGACTGTCGCTACTTCGAGTTACGGGCTCGCGATCCACGGCAGGCGCTGCCGTACTGCGCCGCCAAGGGCCGGTGCCAGACGGCCGCCGAGTGTGCCGGCTCCTGTGCCGCGTTCGAACCGGAGCCGCCGACCTGGCGCACCCGCGGCTGGCCGATCGAGGGCGGACCCGGACAACGATCGCAACGGGTCCTCGAGGAGCGCAGACGGCGACGGCGACCGGGGCTGTAG
- a CDS encoding DUF5797 family protein, with protein sequence MTLSEEAKGRLADVVELQPTKNSELQDRWGMDSGSEVHQYLENELGDYYFRDDNSLIRATGEAAELVDVEPGIESDPDDGAPSKIRVPELQARIVAVLAGPDEPSESVVSVLHNLRDEYDIDPSAEDVRSGLQSLRRKDVVAVEYRTVPTFRLAVERDDLEVAVSD encoded by the coding sequence ATGACGCTCTCGGAGGAGGCCAAAGGACGGTTGGCGGACGTCGTGGAGCTACAGCCGACGAAGAATTCCGAGCTCCAGGACCGATGGGGGATGGACAGCGGCAGCGAGGTCCACCAGTACCTCGAGAACGAGCTCGGGGACTACTACTTCCGGGACGACAACAGCCTGATCCGGGCGACCGGGGAGGCGGCCGAGTTGGTCGACGTCGAGCCGGGGATCGAGAGCGATCCCGACGACGGGGCCCCCTCAAAGATCCGCGTGCCCGAGTTACAGGCGCGGATCGTCGCGGTACTCGCCGGCCCCGACGAACCGTCCGAGAGCGTCGTCTCGGTGCTCCACAACCTCCGCGACGAGTACGATATCGATCCCAGCGCAGAGGACGTCCGGTCGGGGCTCCAGAGCCTGCGCCGCAAGGACGTCGTCGCGGTCGAGTACCGCACCGTCCCCACGTTCCGACTGGCCGTCGAGCGCGACGACCTCGAGGTCGCCGTCTCCGACTGA